The region TTGAATGTGGTCAATGTGAAAATAAATGTCCTCAAAATTTACCTATTAGAAAACATTTAAAAGCTGCTCATGATGTACTAACTAACTAATATTTATCTTTCAAGGTACAGATATTTTGATATTGATTTAAATTATACAATAAAGGCTTCTATGTTACGATATAAAAACAGAAGCCTTTATTGTTATATTTTTCTCAATAATATTATACACCATATTTTAATAATTAACTATTGTTCAAGTATTTATTTTTAAAAATATTTATTTTCTATCTAAATCAATATGTTGAACTTCAAATATCCTTAAAGAACTTTTCACATCTTCTTCAAGAGCTAATTTTCCATATTTATCAACTTCATTCTTATCCTTTGACCCATGGTGTAAACTTGCAGGTCCTGCTACACATCCACCTACACAAGCCATACCTTCAATAAAGTTGCCATCAAGTCTATTTACTTTTGCCATCTTTAGTGCCTTGTCACAGTCTTTAATTCCATTACATACTACTGGTCTAAAGTCAACTTCTATTTCTTCATCTTCTACCACATGTTTTACTGCTTCAGTTACTCCACCACTACGAGCAAATATCCTTCCAAAATAGGACGCATTGTTAAGATAACCATCATTACAGTTTTCTAAATCTATCTCAGCTGCATCTAGCATAGCCGCCAACTCTTCAAAAGTCATAACATATTCTATATCACCAATTAAATCAGGCTCCATCATTTCACGCTTCTTAGCTACACAAGGTCCTATAAATATAACTTTAGCCTTAGGATCTATATGCTTTATAAATCTGCCCATAGCAATCATAGGTGATACAGTATTAGAAATCTTTCCTTCTAGTTCAGGATAATTTTTCTTTATATATGCAACAAAAGCTGGACAACAAGATGTAGTGACTAATCCTTTATCGTCAATTGTCTCTGCAAATTCCTTTGCCTCATGTAATCCTACCATATCTGCACCTAATGCAGCTTCTACTACATCATAAAATCCTAATTTTTTAATACCACATACAACTTGTTCAATATTTGCATAAGTAAACTGACTTGCTATAGCTGGAGCTACGACCGCATAAACATGAAGATCATCATTAGTTTTGGCTTCTTTTAGTAATTCTATTATATCAACTATATAAGATTTGTCCATAATAGCCCCAAAAGGACATTGAGTAATACAAGCACCACATTGAATACATTTTTCATCATCTATCATAGCTTTCTTTGTTTCATTGTTAAAAGTAATAGCACCTGCATTACATGCTCTTCTACAAGGTCTCATAATATCAGCAATAGCATTATAAGGACAAGCTTCCTTACATCTTCCACATTCAATACATTTACTTTGATCTATATATGCCCTTCCACCAATATGAGTAATAGCACCCCTTGGACATGCTTCTGAACATCTATGAGCTAAACATCCTCTACAAGCTTCTGTTACAAAAAATCTATCAACAGGACATTCATCACAGGCAACTTCTATTACTTCGATGATATTTTTTCTTTTTGTATTGCCACCCATTGCTAATTTAACTCTCTCTTTTGTTATTTCCCTTTCTTTATATATACAACATCTAATACGTGGTCCTGGGCCTGGATCAATAATAAATGGAATAGTATCTTTCTCTTCATCCAATGTACCATCCATTGCTAATTTTGCTACCTCTTTCAATACCTCGTACTTAATTAATTGAACATCGCTTTCAAACTTCCTTACTTTGTCCATGTCTTCCTCCTTGTTTATACATATCTTAAACTCACTTTTGTTCCTAACTTCTCCATTGTCCTAATGAGTTCATGTACTATTTTTAATTTAACACTTAAATCTATTGGAAAATCTGGATTTTGATGAGCAGGATTTACAGCTTTCCCAAACCATAAATTCAAATGTGTACACTCTTCGATTAGAATTTTTGCTAATTTTGAAGCACCATCTTCTTTATTTAAACTTTGAGCTAGATTGTCTCTGTTCGGGGAATCAATATATTTTTTTATCTTTTCTATTGCTTTGTTCAATGTAATGACCCCTTCTGTTACGAGATCAATTCCTTCTATTTCAGCAATCGGTGGTATTTCTGGATCAATAAATTCCATGTTAGGAATTACTCTTTTATTTAATTCTCTTGCTACAATCTTGGCTGCTGTTCCCCCACATACTACCTTTTTCCCTGAACCTTTCATAAACTTTATAATTGCTTCACTATCTTTAGATAAATCTTTAGGTGGTCCAGTAAATAAATCCACTATTTCAGGTTTTCTTATTTTTATTGATACAACAGTAGTATCATCTCCGGGTTTGTCCATATATAAATATTGACAAATGTCAACTAAGTTTCTTGAAATTTTCCTAGCACTCCTTTCATTTTGACTATTTCGATTTAAATATTCACCAACATTCTTCCACTGCCATCCAAGATTCAATGCTCCACCAACTCCTGCATGAACTACTCCATCACTTATTATAACCAAAAGGTCGTCTATTTCAAGTTGAATATAGGATTTCTTTACTGTAGTCCCGTTTATTACTATTTCTTCCTTTTCAAGAGGGATTATCTTGCCGTCTCTAAATAAGTATATTGGTGGATTTTCATACTCTGCTACATAAGCTTTACCATCATCAAATATCTCTACTATAGTGAAAGTAGAATATGCTAATTTCCTAGCTTTACATACAGGTAGTGCATTTATAATAGTATCAATCGTTTCATAAATACTTGCTCCTTCTTTTAACATAGTAATAGCAGTTTTTGATGTGAAAGTAGAAAGAATATTTGCATTAACTCCGCTACCAAGTCCATCTGCCATTACAACTATAGCCTTATCTCTTTGCCTGATTATTTCTACTTTGTCACCACATAATTCTTCTCCGTATTTAGTTATACTATTATAAGCTATATCTACAAAATAAGTCATTTTATATCACCATCTTCATAGTGAAAACATATACTTGTTTCTGCCATTCCTTCAATAAAACCAATATTACAACCTTCTAACTACATGGTTGTCAAAGAACTCCTCAGAATTACTTTCATTAACAGAATATATTTCTTCTTCGTCATCTATTTTTACTGATACTGCTTTTGTACACTCGCCTAAACAAAATGCAGCTTTTACAACTACTCTGTCATCCAGCCCCCTGTTTTTAATAATATCTTGGAAACTATTTATTACATTATAAGAACCTTTTATGTGGCAAGCACTTCCTATACATACATTTAAAGTAACCACGTAACCCCTCCTCCTTATAATATTCTCCATAAATAGTATACAATTATGTTATTTTTTTATCAAGCTTAAAGCTTGCTTTAAATTGTTAATAATTTTAAATATTTATTTAAATAAAAATTTAATCCACATTATCCACACTATCCACAATTTCTAGTGGATAACTTATGTAAACTACCTTTTTAGTATTTCATTGTAATTGAAGTAGTTTTATTTACATAATATTTTTTTATCCACAGTATCAAATATAATCCACAATAATTATCCACATTAAACTGTTTTTAATTGCTTTCATTAATATATTTCATAATACCTACATATATGGCCCAAGCTATTTTTTCTTGGTATCTTTCATCAGATAACAATTTTTCTTCTCTAGAATTTGATAAAAAGCCACATTCTACAAGAATTGATGGAACATCTACTTCTTTTAACAAATATACATCTTCTCTTTCTTGAGGTATTCTTTTGTTGTCTGTATCTAATACCCTTCTTAATTCTCCTTGTACTATTGTTGCTAATCTTCTGCTTTCTTCACATCTACTTTTATAAAAGGTTTGAGCTCCGTAGTATTTTGATTGTGGAAAACTATTTAAATGTATCGTTAAAAATATATCGCAATTACCTTCATTGATTATTTCTTTTCTTTTTTTCAAATCCTCTGTTTTCTTCTGTTTTGTAGAACCAAGGTTCTCTGTATAAAGGCCTTTTTTATCATCTCTCGTTATAACTACAATTCCTCCACTTTGTTCAATAAATCTCTTTAGTTTTAATGCTATATTTAAGTTGATTTCATTTTCACTTATTCCATTTTTACCAACTGCCCCTGGATCGATCCCCCCATGTCCTGGATCTATGCCGATTACTTTACTTGTCATAGGCGAATATGAAGAAACCACTCTTTCCTTCATCAAAAAAACAAAAATTAATACTATTATTAAAAGTATTAAAAAACAATATATGTATTTATTTTTTATATATATAATTTTCAAAACAAATCCCCCCTAGACTATCTCAAGAATAGTATATTAAGGAAGGATTTGTCCTTATTACAAAAAAAATAAACACTGGAAATCCAGTGTTGTCCAGTTACACTAAAGTTTGCTTGTAGAAAATTCGCTGTATATCTTTCTTAATCAAACTTTGTTAGTCAATAATAAAATAAAACTTAATTTATTAGGATTTATTATCTGAACTATTATTTTTATATTTCATCATTGCATATATATTAACCATAGGCAAATTAATAGGAGGCATACCTGATAATGAGGTTACTGAAGTAATATATGCTCTTGATATTTGGGATAGTGTTGCTGTTCCATTTACTTCTAGCATTTCTTTAAATTTATCTATAGAAAGTTTACTCTTAGAACCAATAAAGTTCCCTCTCATTTTTAAATGAATTTTGAACGATTCACTTTCTTCGATTTTTCCAGTTAAATTCACAATAAAATCAACAATCCCTAAATAACCGTCTTCTAATTCATTACAACTTACAATTTCATAGTCCATATCATAATCAACCTTTATTACTTTATCTTTTGTATTCGATAAACTATTTTGTATAGAAAATTCGATTACTTTATTGTTTAAAAACTGAAAATCAGCCATTATTTTATTTGTTTTCATTATGCAGCAAACCCCTTTAACTCTTCTAATTCTTCACATAACTTTTTATTTGTTTCATTAGCTATCTTCTCTTCTTCTATATTATATTGAATTAATACATCAGTATGTTTTTCCTCAAAAGTTAATTCAAATTTCCAACCTAGTTTTTTAGAAATTTTAAATAAAAATTCTATCGAAGGATTATATTCTCCACTTTCCAGTTTTGAAACCATCGCCTGTGTTATGTCTAATTTATTAGCTAAGTCCTTCTGAGTCATATTATTATCCAACCTATAATTTATTATTTTACAAGCAATATCAACAAGCATATCAGATAATTCAAATTCTTGTTTTGTTTCCTCATCAACATCATTAAAAATGTCCCAAGGACTTTTTAAAATACCGTTTATTGACATATTCCTCACTCCTTATTATTAAGAACATTTATTATTTCATTTTTTCTAACTCTAGCAATTCTTTTACCGCTTTCATAATCAGATTTGTTTTTTTCCTCAAATACATTTAACAAGATTGCTTTACCATTTCCATTAATATCAATAAAAGAAAATAGAATTCTTATATTTTTTTCACCAAATAGTCTAATACTATATAAGTTATCTTCGTCAAGTAACTTCTCAAATAAATCACTATTACCAAGAAAACATCTTGTTTTTAAACCTTCCAAAAATCTTAGACTCTTTTGGTATTTACTCAAAAATGTTTTTTTATATCCACTACTTTCAATAATATCTTCCAGTTCATTATTTAAAGTATAATAAATTTTTATATATTCAGTCGGATATTCTGAATCAAAAGGATAAATAATATTATCAAGTACTTTTTTCTCGTTCACTATTTAGTATCTCCCTTTAATAACATTATATAACTTATAAGTTATATTTGCAACTTGTTTTATATTTTTAATCTCTCTTAAAGGAAATTTTATCATAAATTGCTTAATAATTAAAGTAAGATGCTTTTTATGGTAACTTTAGTTTGCTCATCCAATGACAAAGCCTGCTCACCTTGAAAGTTAGTGATTGCAATGTCCATCGCCCATAATGATATTTGAATTACAAAGTTTGCTCGTGGATAAACAGGCATAATTATACTTAAATGTAAATATGATATTCATAGGATGGATATCATATTTACATTTTTATGTATATTGATTTTACTGACCTGCGAGGGATTATAGTTTCTTAATTTGGAGGATTCTTTCTGGGAGATGAGATTATTTTCCACAAATAAAATGCACCAGTCTGGCGAATTATAGTCGTACTTCTCTCTCAACATTACATATTTATCAGACGCCATCAATAAAGGTTTATTGTTTATCTGAGACATCATCTTTCACTCCTCAACCAGTCTTTTGTTTGTCAAGTATTAATCGAATTACATCCAAGAACTATTTAAAAACATAACTAATACTATGACATCATAATTAAAATCTTTTTATAAGTTTCTTAATATATTAAACTCACCAAATACTTTATCTAAAATATTATTCGATTCCAACTGTAATAAATCAGTTGTTGTATAAACTACTCTTTTAACTCCCCAATATTTGTTCTTAATATTCTCAGTTTCAGGTTCAGAAATGAAATAAACATTAGTATTATCTAAATTCTTTTCTTTAAAATTGCTTCCTTGACAATCTATTGGTTCAGAAAATACCCAATATGCTGTAGGTGATATTGCACCTTTAGTCCATTGAGATATATTTTCATATTCAAATTTTGACAAGTAAACTATCGGAGTATCTTCAAAACTTAATTCCATTGCAAATATAGGTCCATTTTTCCAATCATTTTCTAACTTTTTATCATTTTGTAACTGATATAACTTTATAAAACTGCGAATAAACCATCCACCGTAGTATGAATCTGATTTATATCTTAAAAACTTATCTGTTACAGCCTCATAGCCACAATCATTGGCGATAGAATCACAATACCTCATTAATTTATCTACATTTTCATATATCTTGTCTATAACATTAAATGCATTTTTAATATTCTCACTTAAATTCATAATACCGTTCTACAAAACCTACTCAAATATATCAAAATATATTTATACAAATAGATTTTGCTCAAGAAGTATCACCTTCTCGATTTAATTCATCCATATATTAGATTTCTCTAACGTATGGCCAGTAAATAGAATTTTACTTTTTTTAAAATTCCATTTAGCTGTATATGTTGAGTTGTATAAATCCCAATCAACATAGTCCGAACCAGACAATAATTTATCTTTTTTAGCTATATTAACACTACTGTTTATATCTCTTGATAATTTAGTTTTACATTTTTGACATGTAAATTCTCTTATCTGTGGATCTTTTTTTTCTTTATTTCCACATATACAACAATTTTTAGTTGTATCTTTTTCGTCTACTTTTGAATAGTGTTTACCGCTTCTTTCCATTACCCATTTTAGTATGTTTCTAAATTCTCCTATTATTTCTTGATTTAACATGCTTCTATGCATATTATCATAAGTTGCAGTATTAAGACTAGGAGTATAGTCTCCTATTGCTACATAGTCATAGTTTTTTGCTATCCAATTAGCAATGCTATAACAACTTGACTTTATTTGTTCTCGTCTCTTGTGGTAAGCATTGTCTAATGCTTTGTTTAGCTTTGTCCATCTTTTGCTTGGTAGGTAATAGCTTCTCCCTGTTTCTGTTTCTATTAGTTTTGATTTTCTGCTGCATAAATCTCTCTTTGATTTTATTTCATCTATTACTTTGTCCCAATATTTTGTTTGTGGCAGTTTTTCAAATTCATAACTTACTCCAGTATTGTCTATGGCTACAAAGAAGTTTTTATGATTTTGGTCTATTGCTATCCATTTGTTTGTTTCTTTTTTGTCTATGTCTTTTCTTTCTATACAAAATATTGCATAGAATTTGTTGCCTTGTTGTTTGCATAATCTGAAGTTTTTTATTTTGTCTGTGTTTCTTAAATTTAAATTTTCTTTTAGTTTTCCTATTACTTTTATTCTTTTATTTTCTTTATTTATTCCTAAGGTTATTTGTAAATTTTTGTTTTCTATTAGTTTAAAGCCTTTGTTTGGTTCATCATAATATAGTGAAAACCAATGTTTTTTCCATGATTTGAATTTAGGATATCCTGTTTCATTGTTGAAAAATTTTTTGTATGTTTCTTTCAGTCTTATTGCTGTGTTTTTGAGTGGTGATGAATGTACTGAATTCAAAAAAATAAACTCTTGTTTTAGTATTGGAACTTGATTTCTTAAGTTCCTTCCTGTCAAGAGTTTTTTGTCATTATTATTTTCTTTATAATCTTTTATTGTCATTTCCAAAAGATAATTGTATAGCCAATTACATATTTTAGATTGTCCATCTAGAATTAACTCATCTTGTTTTGTAAAGATAACTTCTATTTTTCTATTGAATATCATTACATTCATTCACCGCCTTCGGCTATTTGAATAGTTCATCTTCCCATCTTCTTAGAGTTGATTTTGCAACTCCTAAATATTCACTTGCTTCTTTTATAGTAAGTTTTATGATAATCACCCCTTACTATAAAGTATAATATAAATTTATTTAATATGCAATGTTTTTAAGTAATTTTAATTAGTTTTAAGTATACTGTTTTAATCCCCCAGTTAATGACATCCATCCATTAATCATGAAAAGTTTTAAACCAGCGTTCAATTTTACCTTTTAACCGAGGTGAATTAGGGGTTATTTTTCATAAAGAAAAAACGCCAGATTGGTTTTCCAATCTGACGTTTTGTATCTTTCTTGAACAAACTTTGTAATTCCAAACAAACTCGCTTGGAAATCCAGTGTCTATCTCTTTGAGAATTGTGGTGCTCTTCTTGCTTTTTTAAGACCATATTTCTTTCTTTCTTTCATTCTTGGGTCTCTAGTCAAGTATCCAGCTTTCTTAAGTACTGGTCTTAATTCACTATCAGCTTCTAATAGTGCTCTAGAAATACCATGTCTAATTGCTCCTGCTTGACCAGTAAATCCACCACCGTTTACATTAACTATTACATCATATTTATCTAATGTATCAGTTATTTCTAATGGTTCTCTAACAAGAACTTTTAATGTATCGAAATTAAAATACTCATCTATATCTTTTTTGTTAACAGTTATATTTCCACTGCCAGGAACTAATCTAACTCTAGCAACAGATTTTTTTCTTCTACCTGTTCCGAAATATTGTACTTTAGCCACTTACAGTCCTCCTTTCCTCAAAAACTAGAACTCATAAACAACTGGTTTTTGAGCTTCATGATTGTGTTCAGATCCTCTATATACCTTTAATTTTCTACCCATTGATCTTCCTAAACTGTTCTTTGGAAGCATACCTTTAACTGCTAATTCAATAGCTTTTTCTGGTTTTTCTTTCATCAATCTATCATAAGAAATTTCCCTTAATCCTCCTGGATATCCTGTATGATACTTGTAACTCTTTTGTTGTAGTTTCTTTCCAGTCAATCTAACTTTATCAGCATTGATAACTATAACATAATCACCAGTATCAACATGAGGAGTATATATAGGTTTATTTTTTCCACTTAAAATTTTTGCAATTTCACTTGCTAGTCTACCTAGAACTTTTCCTTCTGCATCTATTATATACCATTTTCTTTCAACTTCATTTGGTTTTGCCATATAGCTTTTCATCTATTTCCCTCCTTACTTCAACCTTGTTTCGTTTATATGTCAAAATCCGGGGCTAGTGGATTTTTTCATTCAAACACTCTTATATATTGTAATACAAGGGACCTAGTGTGTCAAGAATTAATAGAAAACTTTTTCTAAATATAGTCCATTTGCAGGTGCAGTGTGACCTGCAGACATTCTATTCTTTGATTTTATTATTTGAGAAATACTATCTTTCTCTTTTTTCCCATTTCCAACTTCTACTAATGTCCCTACTATTATTCTAACCATATTATATAAAAAACCATTGCCTTCTACCTGAAATATTATCAAGCTATCTTGTTTAGTTATAGAAATAGAATGAATAGTTCTTACTGTATCTTCTATCTCACTACCTGATGACATAAAAGCTTTAAAATCATGAGTACCTAAAAATTGCTCTTTAGCTACATTCATCTTTTCAAAATCTAATTCATATGGTATGTGATAAGCATAATTTTTATATAGTGGACTTCTAATAGGTCTATTGTATATTAAGTATCTATATCTTTTACCTATTGCGTCGTATCTTGAATGAAAATCTATAGGTACCTCTTCCGATTTTGTAATAGCTATATCTAAAGGAAGTTGGCTATTTATTGCATATGAAAATTTGTCCTCAGGAATTTTAGAATTAGTTATAAAGTTGGCCACTTGACCCTTAGCGTGTACACCACTATCTGTTCTACCAGATCCAATTAGATTTACATTCTCTTTAGTAATATTATTTATTGCCTTAACTATTTCACCTTGGACAGTTATTGCATTTGGCTGTACTTGCCAACCATGATAATTTGTACCTTCATATTCAATAGTAAGTTTTATATTCCTCATTGAAATCCCTCTATATATACCTTGTTGCTATTATTATTCCAAAAAATACAGTCATTATTATAAGTGCCACATAATCATGCTTTACCATTTTTATTTCATTGAGTCTAGTTCTATTATCTCCACCTCTATAACATCTAGCTTCCATTGCCATAGCTAGTTCATCTGCTCTTCTAAATGCATTTACAAACAATGGAACCAATAGTGGTACTAAATTTTTAGCTCTATTTAATATATTTCCACTTTCAAAATCAGCACCTCTAGCCATTTGAGCTTTCATAATCTTGTCTGTTTCTTCTAATAGGGTTGGTATAAATCTTAATGCTATAGTCATCATCATGGCCAATTCATGAGCTGGAAGTCCAATTACTTTTAATGGTGAAAGCAATTTTTCTATACCATCTGTTAGTGATATAGGAGATGTAGTCAATGTTAACAATGAAGTACCCATTATAAGAAATATTAGTCTCAATGCCATAAAAGTAGCTTGTCTTAAGCCTTCTTCTGTTACAGTTAATGGTCCAATATTGAACAACTCTACACCCTTTGTCATAAATAGATTTATAAAAAAGGTAATTAAAATAATAAATGTCAATGGTTTTAGACCTTTAACTACATATTTTATTGGTACACCTGATAGTTTTATAATTGTAAGTATAAGTCCTAGGACCAATAAATAGGGATAAAACTTGTTTATAAAAAAAAGCGAAATGATAAATGCAAAGGATATTATTATCTTTACTCTAGGATCTAATCTGTGTATAATCGTTTGTCCCGGAAAATATTGTCCTATAGTTATGTCTTTAATCATTGGCCTTTCTCCTTAAATATTTTAATAACTCTTCTTTAGCTTCCTCTATAGTTAGTATATCATCAGAAATAGGATTTCCCTTTTCTTTATATACTTTCATGAATTTTGTCACCTGAGGTATGCCTAGTCCTAAATCTTCTAACTTATTTGAACTCTTGAAAACTTCTCTTGGTGGTCCATCCATGGCTATTTTTCCACTATGCATAACTACTATTCTGTTTACCAGTTTTGCCACATCCTCCATACTATGAGAAACTAGAATAATAGTTATATTACCTTTTTTATATAATTCAAAAATTTCTCCTAATATTTCATCTCTACCCTTTGGATCTAAACCTGCTGTAGGTTCATCTAGTACTAAAACCTTTGGTTCCATAGCTAAAACACCAGCAATAGCTACTCTTCTCTTTTGTCCTCCACTCAATTCAAATGGTGATCTGTCTTTTAGTGTATCGTATTCAAGGCCTACTAAATCCATCGCCTTCATTACTCTTCTTTCTACCTGTTCATCACTTAGTCCTAAGTTTTTAGGTCCAAAAGCTATATCTTTAAACACAGTTTCTTCAAATAGTTGATATTCTGGATATTGAAAAACTAAACCAACCTTTTGTCTCACTTCTTTTAATTTAGCACCTTTTTCAGTTATATCTATACCATCAACTATTATTTTTCCACTACTAGGTTTCGCTAAACCATTTAAATGCTGTATGAGTGTAGACTTTCCAGAACCAGTATGTCCAATAAGGCCTATAAATTCTCCTTCATTAATATCTATATTGATTCCATTTAAGGCTTTAGTTTCAAAGGGAGTATTTGGATTGTATACATATGTTAAGTTTTCAATTTTTATAATCATAATGCCATCACCAATTCCTCAATAGTCAAAATGTCATCAGGCACATCTATTCCTTCTCTTCTCAACTCATAAGCTAATTCAGTAACTTGAGGAACATCAAGGCCTATTTTTTTCATCACATCTACTTGACTAAATATTTCTCTAGGACTTCCATCCATTATAATACTACCTTGTTCCATAACTACTATTCTATCAGCCTCTACTGCTTCTTCCATATAGTGGGTTATATGTACAATAGTCTTATGTTCTTCTCTGTTTAGTTTTCTAACTGTATTCATTACTTCTTTTC is a window of Anaerosalibacter sp. Marseille-P3206 DNA encoding:
- a CDS encoding energy-coupling factor transporter ATPase; the protein is MIIKIENLTYVYNPNTPFETKALNGINIDINEGEFIGLIGHTGSGKSTLIQHLNGLAKPSSGKIIVDGIDITEKGAKLKEVRQKVGLVFQYPEYQLFEETVFKDIAFGPKNLGLSDEQVERRVMKAMDLVGLEYDTLKDRSPFELSGGQKRRVAIAGVLAMEPKVLVLDEPTAGLDPKGRDEILGEIFELYKKGNITIILVSHSMEDVAKLVNRIVVMHSGKIAMDGPPREVFKSSNKLEDLGLGIPQVTKFMKVYKEKGNPISDDILTIEEAKEELLKYLRRKAND